The following coding sequences lie in one Chelonoidis abingdonii isolate Lonesome George chromosome 6, CheloAbing_2.0, whole genome shotgun sequence genomic window:
- the LYSMD3 gene encoding LOW QUALITY PROTEIN: lysM and putative peptidoglycan-binding domain-containing protein 3 (The sequence of the model RefSeq protein was modified relative to this genomic sequence to represent the inferred CDS: inserted 1 base in 1 codon): protein MAGRSQSLAGALPAAGSSRAYPFGNGLQADSEAQEEDGEVSELRPRGREKVRRSTSRDRLDDIVLLTKDIQAGETLNAIALQYCCSVADIKRVNNLITDQDFFALRSIKIPVKKFSVLTETHCSPKGKQVSRPLSSTQFSPEFQETSPASDLFSCNETVGNFLKEVDRDIEQIVKCNDTKRENLNEVVSALSAQQISFEPDAKTKKRKDPYYGADWGIGWWTAVVIMLVIGIITPVFYLLYYEVLVKVDVSHHSTMESAHSLVTAPSQQKQMEXNPANIMNVESEEELQHYNGKSQETVVHRHI, encoded by the exons ATGGCCGGGAGGAGCCAGTCCCTAGCCGGAGCCCTGCCCGCCGCGGGCAGCAGCCGCGCGTACCCGTTCGGAAACGGTCTCCAGGCGGACAGCGAGGCGCAGGAGGAGGACGGGGAAGTGTCCGAGCTGCGccccagagggagggagaaggtccGACGAAGTACCTCGCGGGACCGGCTGGATGATATTGTGCTGCTAACGAAGGATATCCAGGCAGGCGAGACGCTAAACGCGATAGCGCTGCAGTATTGTTGCTCG GTTGCAGACATCAAGAGGGTTAATAATCTTATCACTGACCAGGATTTTTTTGCGCTGAGATCTATCAAAATTCCAGTGAAGAAGTTCAGTGTATTGACTGAAACGCATTGCTCTCCAAAAGGCAAGCAAGTTTCAAGACCTTTATCGTCTACTCAGTTTTCCCCAGAATTCCAAGAAACATCCCCAGCTTCTGATTTGTTTTCCTGTAATGAGACTGTTGGCAACTTCTTGAAAGAAGTGGATCGCGATATAGAGCAAATAGTAAAGTGCAATGATACGAAAAGAGAGAATCTTAATGAAGTTGTTTCTGCCTTATCTGCACAGCAGATAAGCTTTGAACCTGATGCTAAAACCAAAAAGCGGAAAGATCCCTATTACGGAGCAGACTGGGGCATAGGATGGTGGACAGCAGTGGTGATAATGTTGGTGATTGGCATAATAACTCCAGTTTTTTATCTCTTATATTACGAGGTTTTAGTGAAAGTGGACGTTAGTCACCATTCTACAATGGAATCTGCCCACTCACTAGTCACAGCACCatcacaacaaaaacaaatgg taaATCCAGCAAACATCATGAATGTTGAGAGTGAGGAGGAGCTTCAGCATTACAATGGAAAGTCCCAGGAGACTGTTGTTCATAGACATATATAA